A genomic segment from Clostridium pasteurianum BC1 encodes:
- the prmA gene encoding 50S ribosomal protein L11 methyltransferase — protein sequence MEKEWLEVSIITTSEAVEAVNGILYNTDVKGVSIEDPNDIEFKKKHPGDWDYFDETLLKVKDGTTIKAYYKEDENFNEYIEYIKKSIDNLGEFGIDKGAGVVTVNTVNEADWENNWKKYYKPTKVGARVVVKPIWEDYEKEDYELIVELDPGMAFGTGTHETTRMCVQALEKYIKNDLTVFDIGTGSGILAITAAKLNAKKVIGVDLDIVAVDSAKQNVKYNDINNIEIIHGNLMEVVHGKANIVVANIIADIIMLLTPDVLKFLEKGGYFISSGIIKDRAEEVIATLKKNRFDILEVNNQGEWICIVAQL from the coding sequence ATGGAAAAAGAATGGCTAGAGGTTAGCATAATTACAACTAGTGAAGCCGTAGAGGCTGTTAATGGAATATTATATAATACAGATGTTAAAGGAGTTTCCATAGAAGATCCTAACGATATAGAGTTTAAAAAGAAGCATCCTGGTGACTGGGATTATTTTGATGAAACGCTTTTAAAGGTAAAAGATGGAACTACCATAAAGGCATATTACAAAGAAGATGAAAATTTTAATGAATACATAGAATATATAAAAAAATCCATAGATAACCTCGGTGAATTTGGTATAGATAAAGGAGCTGGAGTTGTTACTGTAAATACAGTAAATGAAGCTGATTGGGAAAATAACTGGAAAAAATACTATAAGCCAACTAAAGTTGGAGCAAGAGTTGTAGTAAAACCTATTTGGGAAGATTACGAGAAAGAAGATTATGAGCTGATTGTGGAACTTGATCCAGGAATGGCTTTTGGGACCGGTACCCATGAAACTACAAGAATGTGTGTTCAGGCTTTAGAAAAATATATTAAAAATGATTTAACAGTATTTGATATAGGAACGGGTTCAGGAATACTTGCTATTACTGCTGCAAAATTGAATGCTAAAAAAGTTATAGGTGTGGATTTAGATATTGTTGCTGTGGATTCAGCAAAACAAAATGTAAAATATAATGATATAAATAACATTGAAATTATACATGGTAACCTTATGGAGGTTGTTCATGGAAAAGCTAATATTGTAGTTGCAAATATAATAGCAGACATAATAATGCTGCTTACTCCAGATGTACTTAAATTTCTAGAAAAGGGAGGTTATTTTATTTCCTCTGGTATAATAAAAGATAGAGCTGAAGAAGTTATCGCTACTCTTAAGAAAAATAGATTCGATATACTTGAAGTAAATAATCAAGGCGAATGGATATGTATAGTAGCTCAACTTTAA
- a CDS encoding 16S rRNA (uracil(1498)-N(3))-methyltransferase, which produces MHKFFVPENNINDSIAIITGDDVKHIYKVLRLKIGDKININNCIGKEFLGEIKTIDKTMITCNIIENININNESNINIHLYQGLPKAVKMELITQKATELGVMSVTPVITERVIVKNELSESKKIERWNKIALEACKQSKRTIIPEVKNIIKFNDFLKEVEDFDLVVVPYENEKNQGIRNMIGSLEGKQIKTIAIMVGPEGGFEEEEIKKLKEIGAYIVTLGPRILRTETAGFVCSSLLMYELGDIGGEI; this is translated from the coding sequence ATGCATAAGTTTTTTGTGCCTGAAAACAATATTAATGATAGCATTGCCATTATTACAGGGGACGATGTTAAGCATATTTATAAAGTATTAAGGCTTAAAATAGGAGATAAAATAAATATAAATAATTGTATTGGAAAAGAATTTCTTGGAGAAATAAAAACTATAGATAAGACAATGATTACCTGTAATATCATTGAAAATATCAATATTAATAATGAAAGCAATATTAATATTCATTTATATCAGGGCTTACCTAAGGCTGTAAAAATGGAACTGATAACTCAAAAAGCCACAGAACTTGGTGTAATGTCAGTTACTCCTGTTATAACGGAACGGGTTATAGTAAAAAATGAGCTGAGTGAGTCAAAAAAAATAGAAAGATGGAATAAAATAGCACTGGAAGCTTGCAAACAAAGTAAGAGAACTATTATACCGGAAGTTAAAAATATAATTAAATTTAATGATTTTTTAAAGGAAGTAGAGGACTTTGATTTAGTAGTTGTACCCTATGAGAATGAAAAAAATCAAGGCATCAGGAATATGATTGGGTCCTTAGAAGGAAAGCAAATAAAGACCATAGCCATAATGGTTGGACCAGAAGGTGGCTTTGAAGAGGAAGAGATAAAGAAATTGAAGGAAATTGGTGCATATATAGTGACTTTAGGACCAAGAATTTTAAGGACAGAAACTGCAGGCTTTGTATGTTCCTCTTTGTTAATGTATGAGCTAGGAGATATTGGAGGAGAAATTTAA
- the mtaB gene encoding tRNA (N(6)-L-threonylcarbamoyladenosine(37)-C(2))-methylthiotransferase MtaB — translation MKVAFVTLGCRVNQYETEAMAEKFIKEGYQVVTHSNAADVYVINTCTVTNMGDRKSRQMISKVKKLNGEAIIAVVGCYSQVASNKISKIDGVDVILGTKNKGQIVYFVNRAMNEKKQIIAVKDVFTDKAFEELNIEEYQDKTRAFLKIQDGCNRFCSYCLIPYARGGVCSKEPEKVLEEVKKLADHGFKEIILSGIHTASYGVDIKGNYNLVSLLEEIDKIQGINRVRIGSIDPTFFTEGVIERISSLKKLCPHFHLSLQSGCDETLERMNRKYTSEEYKNIVRDLRNSIKDVSITTDVIAGFPGETDEEFNITYNFLKKIKLSKMHIFKYSPREGTKAAEMKNQVDGNTKEKRSKALIELNNGLEREFNSRFIGTKAEVLYEDVFKEDNNLYEGYTPNYIKVVSRSNKNLCSKIENTKLLEIEDEYLTGEIIN, via the coding sequence ATGAAGGTTGCTTTTGTTACATTAGGATGCAGAGTAAATCAGTACGAAACTGAGGCCATGGCAGAAAAATTTATAAAAGAAGGTTACCAGGTTGTAACACATAGTAATGCGGCAGATGTATATGTTATAAATACTTGTACAGTTACTAATATGGGTGACAGGAAGTCCAGGCAAATGATAAGTAAAGTTAAGAAGTTAAATGGAGAGGCTATAATTGCTGTAGTTGGATGTTACTCACAGGTTGCCTCTAATAAAATATCCAAAATAGATGGGGTAGATGTTATTCTGGGTACAAAAAATAAAGGACAAATTGTATATTTTGTAAATAGAGCAATGAATGAGAAAAAGCAAATCATAGCAGTAAAGGATGTATTTACTGATAAGGCTTTTGAAGAGTTAAATATAGAGGAATACCAGGATAAAACAAGAGCTTTTCTTAAAATACAGGATGGATGTAACAGATTCTGTTCCTATTGTTTAATACCCTATGCAAGAGGTGGTGTGTGCAGTAAGGAGCCTGAAAAGGTATTAGAAGAAGTAAAAAAATTGGCTGATCATGGGTTTAAAGAAATTATTTTGTCAGGAATACATACAGCCTCCTATGGGGTAGATATAAAAGGAAATTATAATCTTGTAAGTCTATTAGAAGAAATAGATAAAATACAGGGAATTAATAGAGTGAGAATAGGTTCTATTGATCCTACTTTTTTTACTGAGGGAGTTATTGAAAGAATATCTTCTCTAAAAAAACTTTGTCCTCATTTTCATCTCTCTCTTCAAAGTGGATGTGATGAAACGCTTGAAAGAATGAATAGAAAATACACTTCTGAGGAATATAAAAATATAGTTAGAGATCTTAGGAATAGTATTAAAGATGTGTCTATTACTACAGATGTAATTGCAGGCTTTCCTGGAGAAACAGATGAAGAATTTAATATTACCTATAATTTTTTAAAGAAAATAAAATTATCAAAAATGCACATATTTAAGTATAGTCCGCGAGAGGGAACTAAGGCTGCTGAAATGAAAAATCAAGTTGATGGAAATACAAAAGAGAAAAGAAGTAAGGCTTTAATAGAATTAAATAATGGATTAGAGAGAGAGTTCAATAGTAGATTTATAGGTACTAAAGCGGAGGTACTTTATGAAGATGTTTTCAAGGAAGATAATAATTTGTACGAAGGCTATACTCCAAACTATATAAAAGTAGTTTCAAGATCAAATAAAAACCTGTGTTCAAAAATAGAAAATACCAAATTACTTGAAATTGAAGATGAATATCTAACTGGGGAAATCATAAATTAA
- a CDS encoding histidine triad nucleotide-binding protein, which translates to MEDCLFCKIIKGEIPCDKVYEDDKVLSFKDINPEAPVHVLTVPKKHISSTNDLKAEDEELVGYIYTVMVKIAKQLGISEKGYRIISNCGEDAGQTVSHIHFHLLGGGKLD; encoded by the coding sequence ATGGAAGATTGTCTATTTTGTAAAATCATAAAAGGTGAAATACCTTGTGATAAAGTATATGAGGATGATAAGGTACTTAGTTTTAAGGATATAAATCCAGAAGCACCAGTTCATGTGTTAACTGTACCTAAAAAACATATTAGCAGTACAAATGATTTAAAAGCTGAAGATGAAGAGCTTGTAGGATATATTTATACTGTAATGGTAAAAATTGCTAAGCAATTGGGTATATCAGAGAAAGGTTATAGGATAATATCAAATTGTGGAGAAGATGCTGGTCAAACAGTATCACATATACATTTCCATCTTTTAGGAGGCGGAAAATTAGATTAG
- the rpsU gene encoding 30S ribosomal protein S21, translating to MSEIKVGENETLESALRRFKRKCARAGVLSEVRKREHYEKPSVKRKKKSEAARKRKFK from the coding sequence ATGTCAGAAATTAAAGTTGGAGAAAATGAAACATTAGAAAGTGCTTTAAGAAGATTTAAGAGAAAATGTGCTAGAGCTGGAGTTCTCTCAGAAGTGAGAAAGAGAGAGCATTATGAAAAACCTAGCGTAAAGAGAAAGAAAAAATCAGAAGCTGCTAGGAAAAGAAAGTTTAAATAG
- a CDS encoding GatB/YqeY domain-containing protein: protein MSLKEKLQQDWKDALKGRDKFKVNVISMAKAAILQIEKTKAVKLNDEEVIEVLAKEVKSRRDALLEFEKGKRQDLVDTANAEIEILMSYLPQQLTEDELKDIIKGAASEVGANSIKDMGKIMAAIMPKTKGRADNSMISSLVKEYLK from the coding sequence ATGTCCCTTAAGGAAAAGCTACAGCAGGATTGGAAAGATGCCTTAAAAGGTAGAGATAAATTTAAGGTCAATGTGATCAGTATGGCCAAGGCTGCTATTTTACAAATTGAAAAGACAAAGGCAGTTAAATTAAATGACGAAGAAGTTATTGAGGTTTTGGCAAAGGAAGTTAAGTCAAGACGCGACGCTTTGCTTGAATTTGAAAAAGGCAAACGACAGGATTTGGTTGATACAGCTAATGCTGAAATTGAAATTCTTATGAGTTACCTTCCTCAGCAATTAACAGAAGATGAGTTAAAAGATATAATAAAAGGTGCAGCTAGTGAAGTTGGCGCTAATAGCATAAAAGATATGGGAAAAATTATGGCTGCTATAATGCCTAAAACTAAGGGACGTGCTGATAACAGTATGATTAGTAGCTTGGTAAAGGAATATTTAAAATAA